In Paralichthys olivaceus isolate ysfri-2021 chromosome 1, ASM2471397v2, whole genome shotgun sequence, the following are encoded in one genomic region:
- the LOC109624811 gene encoding interleukin-18 receptor 1-like, producing the protein MGTETLPHVQQCEDVNHGKCKCKCHSAELHLVAEHGENEVMATLSFLLTLIFLFTSTAGPQQLGHKAIWVRPGEMVALHCPCDFNHNGDATHVWTSLTKREMDLTNVSSAEQMGVLVLGMSLVILRASGNHQGNYSCSLGNSSCQSWFTVTVSTAQPRGHSQKCNAQQSCILKCPDENSPRANMTSNGIKWHKEGESSLKDVNFPSVGKNQSGVYSCTRSFLYKSHVYNMTSTFELHVEPTKKMKTAVITSPRHEDVFYVDLGSTKVIDCEAVTSLDFDDLFWLNEKSSNTKRVNNGEQIKMTASLVFGKVSDEDLSKNYTCKLQSAYQSSSIVTITLRKGKPSPRSYTPLTLSTVGLMVVMMLTVFVCVMFKIEITLFLRDTLGCHRRTSDGKFYDAFMMCYKSDADVGLNAQDRKWLESVLEERFGYSLCLYDRDVLPGKPVAEAVIECIEESRTVVLVPTSPDPGLGSGLLTAIHASLVERQTRLIFISTETTKGSMPGSLPEALQLLNEAGDCVTWKGPSSMSLSSSFWKQLRYYLPPCRQTPKVKCLPLKI; encoded by the exons GGAAATGCAAGTGTAAGTGTCATTCAGCAGAGCTGCACTTGGTGGCTGAACACGGTGAAAACGAAGTGATGGCGACTCTTTCATTTCTGCTCActctcattttcctcttcaCATCAACAGCAG GTCCACAGCAGCTGGGACATAAGGCGATATGGGTCCGGCCAGGTGAAATGGTGGCGCTTCATTGCCCTTGTGACTTTAATCATAATGGTGATGCCACACACGTCTGGACCAGTCTTACCAAGCGGGAGATGGATCTGACCAACGTGTCCTCTGCTGAGCAGATGGGCGTGCTGGTTCTCGGTATGAGCCTCGTTATTCTCCGTGCATCTGGAAATCATCAGGGGAACTACTCGTGCTCTCTGGG GAATTCCAGCTGCCAGTCCTGGTTCACAGTGACAGTGAGCACAGCACAGCCCAGAGGTCATAGCCAGAAATGTAACGCACAACAGTCCTGCATACTGAAATGCCCTGATGAAAACAGTCCCAGAGCAAATATGACCAGCAACGGCATCAAATGGCACAAG GAGGGTGAGTCATCGCTAAAAGACGTTAACTTTCCAAGTGTGGGAAAGAACCAGAGTGGTGTTTACTCCTGTACCAGATCTTTCCTGTACAAAAGTCATGTGTACAATATGACCTCTACATTTGAACTTCATGTCGAACCAACGA AAAAGATGAAAACCGCAGTGATCACTTCACCGCGCCATGAGGATGTATTTTATGTAGATTTGG GCTCAACAAAGGTGATAGATTGTGAAGCTGTGACCTCCTTAGACTTTGATGATTTGTTCTGGTTGAATGAGAAATCGTCAAATACCAAACG GGTTAATAATGGTGAACAAATAAAGATGACAGCATCTCTGGTCTTCGGAAAAGTGTCGGACGAGGATCTTTCAAAAAATTACACCTGTAAACTGCAATCTGCGTACCAGAGCTCAAGCATCGTCACCATTACTCTCAGAAAAGGAAAGCCTT CTCCCCGTTCTTACACGCCACTGACTCTCAGCACTGTGGGCCTCATGGTCGTGATGATGTTGACAGTATTCGTCTGCGTGATGTTTAAAATTGAAATCACTCTTTTCTTAAGAGACACTCTTGGCTGCCATAGACGTACCTCAG ATGGAAAATTCTACGATGCTTTCATGATGTGTTATAAGAGCGACGCGGATGTAGGACTAAACGCTCAGGACAGAAAATGGCTGGAGAGTGTTTTGGAGGAGAGGTTTGGTTACAGTCTCTGTCTTTATGATCGTGACGTCTTACCAGGGAAAC CTGTAGCGGAGGCCGTGATTGAATGCATAGAGGAGAGCCGGACGGTGGTTCTGGTTCCCACCTCTCCAGATCCTGGTCTGGGGTCCGGCCTGCTGACTGCCATCCATGCTTCTCTTGTGGAGCGGCAGACTCGCTTGATTTTCATCTCAACTGAGACAACAAAAGGGTCGATGCCAGGTTCCCTACCTGAGGCCCTGCAACTTCTCAATGAGGCTGGAGACTGCGTCACCTGGAAGGGCCCTAGCTCCATGTCGTTATCGTCCTCCTTCTGGAAACAGCTACGCTATTATTTACCTCCCTGCCGGCAAACTCCTAAAGTCAAGTGTCTACCACTGAAAATCTAG
- the pcnp gene encoding PEST proteolytic signal-containing nuclear protein isoform X1 produces MADYSGESSSDDGAGPQEEGGRVKTKPVSCSTAGGEGSAVKRTSQHLTPEEDDESSADPPAPCKVPKIGFSMHGKMGKKSNPISIKLGASKPKEPVPPVPPKKSGLASVFDEDDDSEPEEMPPEAKMRMKNIGRETPTSAGPNSFNKGKQGFSDQKKLWERKLKAQSDKP; encoded by the exons ATGGCGGACTATAGCGGAGAGAGCAGCAGCGACGACGGAG CAGGGccgcaggaggagggaggcagagtgAAAACTAAGCCTGTCTCTTGTAGCACTGCGGGAGGAGAAGGGTCCGCAGTCAAGCGCACGTCCCAGCATCTCACACCCGAGGAGGATGACGAGTCCTCGGCTGACCCACCGGCGCCCTGCAAAGTCCCCAAAATAGGCTTTAGCATGCACGGCAAGATGGGGAAGAAGTCAAACCCCATATCTATCAAACTCGGAGCATCA AAACCCAAAGAGCCTGTACCGCCGGTCCCCCCAAAAAAGTCAGGGTTGGCATCTGTATTTGACGAAGATGACGAC AGTGAACCTGAGGAGATGCCTCCAGAAgcaaagatgaggatgaagaacaTTGGCAG GGAGACGCCAACATCTGCAGGACCTAATTCATTTAACAAGGGCAAGCAAGGCTTCTCTGATCAAAAAAAACTGTGGGAAAGGAAGCTGAAGGCCCAGTCAGATAAACCGTAA
- the LOC109624812 gene encoding interleukin-18 receptor accessory protein-like: MQTGHILFSFIFPIVLDGCCVGGHEKKLTATGLTGLQQDATHQHYRAVEGESFMMPCLKSVSGHITEVWSRTGGSESLSFDCGKVFPAEVEHSGKYRCLTGNRSLLSSGNELFLHLRVVEETSVGCFQPKESSLELLNGAGGDIPCPGRNCSNNTDVRWYKGNIPVSELSRDICEKNGLLRLCEVKGKYDTSVYFCDRPVMEQGVTWTFRRAVKVKVVPHKTISDPPRIAYPADNKTEEVELGRSHTLTCKVFFPYESKSSGEVHWYMNNGGNKDNMTLLEMKKPQQGSDILEEYWIVQDGFIDKVTPQHLEHTYTCIASNALGKCNVTIRLNQKQVKWASLVGSPIASLLLVVVVGVILHMKWLELQIIYRCHFLHGTHDRDEKRFDVFLSYVWSPTSAEIEGGWTRSSRSGPVTDEEACQFSMDPLNTEEDEATQTPLEVLLRQVLEEQWGYRLCLLERDILPGGAYTNDVVLAIQGSHMLICLLSADYLCNTDGVFVLESGVQALLQKSALKLLIIRTCRNSASIIQDPPLPPLVQRALKVLPSLNWTSDKPDRGSSRFWRSLRKAMPRSE, encoded by the exons ATGCAGACTGGACAcattctgttttcattcatctttcCCATTGTCCTGGATGGATGCTGTGTGGGAGGTCATGAAAAGAAACTAACAG CTACAGGACTCACAGGTCTGCAGCAGGATGCAACACATCAGCACTACAGAGCTGTGGAGGGGGAGAGCTTCATGATGCCGTGTTTAAAATCGGTGAGCGGACACATTACGGAGGTGTGGTCCAGGACTGGTGGAAGTGAAAGTCTATCCTTTGACTGTGGGAAAGTGTTCCCAGCTGAGGTAGAACACTCTGGAAAGTACAGATGCCTCACAGG TAACAGGTCCCTGCTGTCCAGTGGCAACGAGTTGTTCTTGCACCTACGGGTGGTGGAGGAAACCAGTGTGGGATGTTTCCAGCCTAAGGAGAGCAGCTTAGAGCTGCTCAACGGAGCTGGTGGGGACATCCCCTGCCCGGGACGCAACTGTAGCAACAACACAGATGTCAGATGGTACAAG GGAAACATACCTGTGTCTGAGCTGAGTCGAGACATCTGTGAAAAGAACGGGCTGCTACGTCTCTGTGAAGTCAAAGGCAAATATGATACCAGTGTATATTTCTGTGACAGACCAGTAATGGAGCAAGGAGTCACGTGGACATTCAGGAGGGCAGTTAAAGTCAAAGTTGTGC CACACAAGACAATAAGTGACCCCCCCAGGATTGCGTATCCTGCTGACAACAAGACAGAGGAAGTGGAACTTG GTCGGTCTCATACTCTGACCTGTAAGGTGTTTTTTCCTTATGAGAGTAAGAGTTCAGGGGAGGTGCATTGGTACATGAATAATGGAGGCAACAAAGACAATATGACTCTACTAGAAATGAAGAAACCACA ACAGGGTTCCGACATACTTGAAGAATATTGGATCGTACAGGACGGCTTCATAGACAAAGTGACTCCACAACACTTGGAGCACACGTATACCTGCATTGCCAGTAATGCTCTCGGAAAATGCAATGTCACTATCAGGCTCAATCAGAAACAAG TGAAGTGGGCGTCACTGGTTGGGTCCCCCATCGCTTCTTTGCTGCTGGTAGTTGTGGTGGGAGTGATTTTGCACATGAAGTGGTTGGAACTACAGATTATCTACAGATGCCACTTCCTACACGGAACACATGACAGAG ATGAGAAAAGGTTTGATGTGTTTCTGTCGTACGTGTGGAGTCCCACATCAGCAGAGATTGAGGGAGGTTGGACCCGTTCCTCCCGATCAGGACCTGTCACTGATGAGGAAG CATGTCAATTCAGCATGGACCCACTGAACACCGAGGAGGATGAAGCCACACAGACACCACTAGAAGTGCTACTGCGCCAAGTGTTAGAGGAACAGTGGGGGTATCGTCTCTGTCTGCTGGAGAGAGACATTCTTCCAGGAGGAG CATATACAAATGATGTGGTTCTTGCGATACAGGGAAGCCACATGCTTATCTGCCTCCTGTCAGCTGACTACCTCTGCAACACTGATGGAGTGTTTGTGCTCGAGTCAGGAGTTCAG GCTTTGCTGCAAAAGTCTGCCCTCAAACTCCTGATAATACGGACCTGTAGAAACTCTGCATCCATCATCCAGGACCCCCCTCTTCCTCCGCTGGTCCAAAGGGCATTGAAGGTTCTACCGAGTCTGAACTGGACGTCAGATAAACCTGACAGGGGCAGCAGCAGATTCTGGAGGTCTTTGAGGAAGGCCATGCCCCGATCAGAGTGA
- the stk16 gene encoding serine/threonine-protein kinase 16 isoform X1, whose product MSLVSSKRRALFTKEEEHGGNSTTRPLNSLLNNEPVNMGQTLCLCTRGSITIDNKKYYFVQKLDEGGFSYVDLVEGVKDGRFYALKRILCHDREGRQEAQTEMEMHQMFNHPNILSLVAHTFVDRGGKSEAWLLLPYISKGSLWSVLEKLRDKGSSMPEKLILQVFRGICSGLKAIHEKGYAHRDLKPTNVLLDEDDRPVLMDLGSMNRARIEVKGTREAMTIQDWAAQRCTISYRAPELFNVESHCIIDERTDIWSLGCVLYCMMMLEGPYDLVFQKGDSVALAVQNPVTIPQSCSYSEGLQVLLSSIMVSNPQERPNISWVLDQVQDLQSRSPNTQTNMV is encoded by the exons ATGTCGCTGGTTTCCTCGAAGCGTCGCGCGCTGtttacaaaagaagaagaacatggaGGAAACTCGACAACACG GCCCTTGAACAGCTTGTTGAACAATGAACCAGTCAACATGGGGCAgacactgtgtttgtgcaccCGTGGCTCCATCACCATCGACAACAAAAAATATTACTTCGTCCAGAAATTAGATGAAGG tgGGTTCAGTTATGTGGACCTGGTTGAGGGGGTAAAGGATGGGCGCTTCTATGCCCTGAAGAGGATTCTGTGCCATGACCGTGAAGGCCGCCAGGAAGCTCAGACTGAAATGGAGATGCATCAGATGTTTAATCACCCCAACATCTTGAGCCTGGTCGCCCACACCTTTGTTGATCGTGGAGGCAAGAGTGAAGCCTGGTTGCTTCTGCCTTATATTAGT aAAGGCAGTCTGTGGTCAGTTCTGGAGAAGCTAAGAGACAAGGGCAGCTCAATGCCTGAAAAACTGATTTTGCAAGTTTTTCGTGGCATCTGCTCTGGACTCAAGGCCATTCATGAAAAAGGTTACGCACACAG AGATCTGAAGCCCACCAATGTGCTTCTGGATGAGGATGACAGGCCAGTTCTAATGGACCTGGGCTCTATGAACCGTGCCAGGATTGAG GTTAAAGGCACCAGAGAAGCCATGACCATACAGGACTGGGCAGCCCAGCGTTGCACCATTTCCTACAGGGCTCCTGAACTCTTCAATGTAGAGAGCCACTGCATTATAGATGAGCGCACTGATATCTGG TCACTTGGCTGTGTGCTTTACTGCATGATGATGTTGGAGGGACCATACGACCTGGTGTTTCAGAAGGGGGACAGTGTTGCCCTTGCTGTCCAGAATCCAGTGACCATCCCACAGTCTTGCAG TTACTCCGAGGGCCTGCAGGTGCTGCTGAGCTCCATAATGGTGTCAAATCCCCAGGAGAGACCAAACATCAGTTGGGTTCTTGACCAGGTACAGGACCTGCAGAGTCGCAGCCCCAACACCCAAACCAACATGGTCTGA
- the pcnp gene encoding PEST proteolytic signal-containing nuclear protein isoform X2 — translation MADYSGESSSDDGGPQEEGGRVKTKPVSCSTAGGEGSAVKRTSQHLTPEEDDESSADPPAPCKVPKIGFSMHGKMGKKSNPISIKLGASKPKEPVPPVPPKKSGLASVFDEDDDSEPEEMPPEAKMRMKNIGRETPTSAGPNSFNKGKQGFSDQKKLWERKLKAQSDKP, via the exons ATGGCGGACTATAGCGGAGAGAGCAGCAGCGACGACGGAG GGccgcaggaggagggaggcagagtgAAAACTAAGCCTGTCTCTTGTAGCACTGCGGGAGGAGAAGGGTCCGCAGTCAAGCGCACGTCCCAGCATCTCACACCCGAGGAGGATGACGAGTCCTCGGCTGACCCACCGGCGCCCTGCAAAGTCCCCAAAATAGGCTTTAGCATGCACGGCAAGATGGGGAAGAAGTCAAACCCCATATCTATCAAACTCGGAGCATCA AAACCCAAAGAGCCTGTACCGCCGGTCCCCCCAAAAAAGTCAGGGTTGGCATCTGTATTTGACGAAGATGACGAC AGTGAACCTGAGGAGATGCCTCCAGAAgcaaagatgaggatgaagaacaTTGGCAG GGAGACGCCAACATCTGCAGGACCTAATTCATTTAACAAGGGCAAGCAAGGCTTCTCTGATCAAAAAAAACTGTGGGAAAGGAAGCTGAAGGCCCAGTCAGATAAACCGTAA
- the stk16 gene encoding serine/threonine-protein kinase 16 isoform X2, whose protein sequence is MGQTLCLCTRGSITIDNKKYYFVQKLDEGGFSYVDLVEGVKDGRFYALKRILCHDREGRQEAQTEMEMHQMFNHPNILSLVAHTFVDRGGKSEAWLLLPYISKGSLWSVLEKLRDKGSSMPEKLILQVFRGICSGLKAIHEKGYAHRDLKPTNVLLDEDDRPVLMDLGSMNRARIEVKGTREAMTIQDWAAQRCTISYRAPELFNVESHCIIDERTDIWSLGCVLYCMMMLEGPYDLVFQKGDSVALAVQNPVTIPQSCSYSEGLQVLLSSIMVSNPQERPNISWVLDQVQDLQSRSPNTQTNMV, encoded by the exons ATGGGGCAgacactgtgtttgtgcaccCGTGGCTCCATCACCATCGACAACAAAAAATATTACTTCGTCCAGAAATTAGATGAAGG tgGGTTCAGTTATGTGGACCTGGTTGAGGGGGTAAAGGATGGGCGCTTCTATGCCCTGAAGAGGATTCTGTGCCATGACCGTGAAGGCCGCCAGGAAGCTCAGACTGAAATGGAGATGCATCAGATGTTTAATCACCCCAACATCTTGAGCCTGGTCGCCCACACCTTTGTTGATCGTGGAGGCAAGAGTGAAGCCTGGTTGCTTCTGCCTTATATTAGT aAAGGCAGTCTGTGGTCAGTTCTGGAGAAGCTAAGAGACAAGGGCAGCTCAATGCCTGAAAAACTGATTTTGCAAGTTTTTCGTGGCATCTGCTCTGGACTCAAGGCCATTCATGAAAAAGGTTACGCACACAG AGATCTGAAGCCCACCAATGTGCTTCTGGATGAGGATGACAGGCCAGTTCTAATGGACCTGGGCTCTATGAACCGTGCCAGGATTGAG GTTAAAGGCACCAGAGAAGCCATGACCATACAGGACTGGGCAGCCCAGCGTTGCACCATTTCCTACAGGGCTCCTGAACTCTTCAATGTAGAGAGCCACTGCATTATAGATGAGCGCACTGATATCTGG TCACTTGGCTGTGTGCTTTACTGCATGATGATGTTGGAGGGACCATACGACCTGGTGTTTCAGAAGGGGGACAGTGTTGCCCTTGCTGTCCAGAATCCAGTGACCATCCCACAGTCTTGCAG TTACTCCGAGGGCCTGCAGGTGCTGCTGAGCTCCATAATGGTGTCAAATCCCCAGGAGAGACCAAACATCAGTTGGGTTCTTGACCAGGTACAGGACCTGCAGAGTCGCAGCCCCAACACCCAAACCAACATGGTCTGA